The following proteins are co-located in the Eublepharis macularius isolate TG4126 chromosome 5, MPM_Emac_v1.0, whole genome shotgun sequence genome:
- the IER5 gene encoding immediate early response gene 5 protein translates to MECKLEAHRIVSISLGKMYSARGQRGGAKLHKNLLVSLVLRSARQVYLSDLECSAGADPLRAAEPSPLPPPVFPSPSPPRGFLQAEPRASALPGRLPLDREALRLPRCCGCCCSALSGGEAGNRPAEAPSPPYCPRKRSAAGTGEAAGAIGGSPLKKPRREEEAPEEDMETGNVANLISIFGSGFSGLLSKKPASGGRVRRRRQETEEGAEEAKAAVPPEAEPGQICCDESMLRNLNPWSTAIVAF, encoded by the coding sequence ATGGAATGCAAGCTGGAGGCGCACCGCATCGTCAGCATCTCACTGGGCAAGATGTACAGCGCGCGGGGCCAGCGCGGCGGGGCGAAGCTGCACAAGAACCTGCTGGTGTCGTTGGTCCTGCGCAGCGCCCGGCAAGTCTACCTGAGCGACCTGGAGTGCTCCGCCGGCGCAGACCCCCTCCGGGCTGCAGAGCCCTCCCCGCTGCCGCCGCCCGTCTTtccttccccttctcctccccggGGCTTTTTGCAGGCAGAGCCCCGGGCTTCTGCATTGCCCGGGCGGCTCCCTCTGGACCGGGAGGCGCTGCGGTTGCCCcgctgctgcggctgctgctgctctgctttaTCGGGCGGCGAGGCGGGCAACCGGCCGGCGGAGGCGCCTTCTCCTCCCTACTGCCCTAGGAAGCGGAGCGCCGCGGGGACTGGCGAAGCAGCGGGCGCGATCGGGGGCTCTCCGTTGAAGAAGCCCCGCCGAGAGGAGGAGGCGCCCGAGGAGGACATGGAGACGGGCAACGTGGCCAACCTCATCAGCATCTTCGGCTCCGGCTTCTCGGGACTGCTCAGCAAAAAGCCGGCCAGCGGCGGCCGGGTGCGGCGGAGGAGGCAAGAGACGGAGGAAGGCGCGGAGGAGGCGAAGGCAGCCGTGCCGCCCGAGGCTGAGCCCGGGCAGATCTGCTGCGACGAGTCGATGCTTCGCAACCTCAACCCTTGGAGCACGGCGATCGTTGCTTTCTGA